A genomic region of Pelodiscus sinensis isolate JC-2024 chromosome 19, ASM4963464v1, whole genome shotgun sequence contains the following coding sequences:
- the DNAJC14 gene encoding LOW QUALITY PROTEIN: dnaJ homolog subfamily C member 14 (The sequence of the model RefSeq protein was modified relative to this genomic sequence to represent the inferred CDS: inserted 1 base in 1 codon) has product MSRGGGMCEPKLDGSCSWSGEISEDRSMPGASPCVNNIPXFSSFGDLGNTVSNSYQFFQECCGSEGPECMSANQSWAKQLPRASEGLQPMEAHGAAFAAGETPCAWERLLAEPSDQRVRKGEEAGRSPQGCPEGDGHRPTCTAEEDVSWNGSCAQVPTVLPEEDSLHFAEFSAPDYCPSSYECSCSCRRESLDLSRTYLEKGNSSCSFTCQHWTSESPGVEDETFSPDSASLHQAQEEDEEDCEVSKASDDPYESGRALGGRKNGRRQRYRSGTKDKGEGKENARREGRSVPAGGKHKQARKRSHMDRRRHLKADVPKQLEEMTRVCISRFKKLLKLVLVVTHECREYMEAGGRLLYSCCQLNAWDLGSALGSVRMWCQRAKSDSRKAARWLYSWGSWLGQLLRMLGAQLFLVFMLLLGSLWLCCKVSKSLFFAGAGKLGRTRCMAWLPLLLDLPFPRRAWAVFRETRTFKYMSRWLQWWRGLLGAPKGLRTDGLGEAAAGPDPSAGRRCEPSQEVARLLALADVPEEELNPFQVLGLEVTASDTELKKAYRQLAVLVHPDKNAHPRAEEAFKVLRAAWDIVSNPEKRKEYEIKRMAESELTKSMNELFAKLRDDLKEAMNTMMCNKCQGKHKRFEMDREPLNARYCGECGKLHPAEDGDLWAESSMLGLKITYFALMDGKVYDITEWAGCQGVRIPPDTHRVRCHISFGSRSSGAGRRQRTTSQGSPASAADLQDFFNRIFQGTPGQMPNGGFFSPPCSPQSAASAPKTESTASKGDSKPKRRKKVRRPFQR; this is encoded by the exons ATGTCAAGAGGAGGAGGAATGTGTGAACCCAAACTGGATGGTTCCTGTAGCTGGAGTGGTGAGATTTCTGAAGACAGGAGCATGCCAGGTGCCAGCCCTTGTGTGAATAACATAC TGTTCTCAAGTTTTGGGGATCTGGGAAACACTGTGTCTAACAGCTACCAGTTCTTCCAAGAATGCTGTGGTTCTGAAGGCCCAGAGTGTATGTCTGCGAATCAGAGCTGGGCAAAACAACTCCCCAGAGCCTCCGAAGGCTTGCAACCGATGGAGGCTCATGGGGCAGCTTTTGCTGCTGGCGAGACTCCTTGCGCATGGGAGCGATTGCTAGCTGAACCATCAGACCAAAGGgtcaggaagggggaggaggctggtcgTTCACCTCAGGGCTGTCCAGAAGGCGATGGGCACCGGCCCACCTGCACTGCAGAGGAGGATGTTAGTTGGAATGGAAGCTGTGCCCAAGTTCCGACAGTACTGCCCGAAGAGGACAGCTTGCACTTTGCTGAGTTCAGTGCCCCCGACTACTGTCCTTCTAGTTATGAATGTTCCTGTAGCTGTCGCAGGGAGAGTTTGGATCTCTCCAGGACTTACTTGGAAAAGGGGAACAGCTCATGTAGTTTCACCTGCCAGCACTGGACTTCAGAGTCCCCTGGAGTGGAGGATGAAACCTTTAGTCCTGATTCAGCATCGCTGCATCAGGCCCAGGAGGAAGATGAGGAAGATTGCGAAGTGTCCAAGGCCAGTGACGATCCTTACGAGTCTGGCAGGGCACTTGGCGGCAGGAAGAATGGGAGACGCCAGAGGTACCGCTCTGGTACaaaggacaagggggaggggaaggagaacgCCAGGCGGGAGGGCAGATCTGTGCCAGCTGGCGGGAAGCATAAGCAGGCCAGGAAGAGGAGCCACATGGACAGGCGGCGCCACCTTAAGGCTGACGTGCCCAAGCAGCTGGAGGAGATGACTCGGGTCTGCATCTCCCGTTTCAAGAAGCTTCTCAAGCTGGTGCTGGTTGTCACTCATGAGTGCCGCGAGTACATGGAAGCTGGCGGGAGACTCCTCTACTCCTGCTGTCAGCTCAATGCTTGGGACCTGGGCTCAGCCCTTGGCAGCGTGAGGATGTGGTGCCAACGAGCCAAGAGTGactccaggaaggcagcccggtGGCTGTATTCCTGGGGGAGTTGGTTGGGCCAGCTGCTCAGAATGTTGGGGGCCCAGCTCTTCTTGGTGTTCATGCTGCTCCTGGGTAGCCTCTGGCTGTGTTGCAAAGTCTCTAAGTCCCTGTTCTTTGCTGGGGCAGGAAAGCTGGGCAGAACCCGCTGCATGGCCTGGCTCCCCTTGCTCCTGGACTTGCCCTTCCCCCGCAGAGCGTGGGCTGTCTTCAGAGAAACCAGGACTTTCAAGTACATGTCACGCTGGCTGCAGTGGTGGAGAGGGCTGCTTGGGGCACCCAAAGGGCTAAGGACCGATGGGCtgggagaggctgctgctggccctgatcCTAGTGCAGGGAGGCGCTGCGAGCCCAGCCAGGAGGTGGCACGGCTGCTGGCCCTGGCCGATGTGCCCGAGGAGGAGCTGAACCCCTTTCAGGTACTGGGGCTGGAGGTGACTGCGTCGGACACAGAGCTGAAGAAGGCCTATCGTCAGCTGGCCGTGCTG GTTCATCCTGACAAGAATGCTCATCCCCGGGCAGAGgaagcctttaaggtgctgcggGCTGCCTGGGACATTGTGAGCAACccagagaagaggaaggagtATGAGAT CAAGCGGATGGCCGAGAGCGAGCTGACCAAATCCATGAACGAGCTCTTTGCCAAGCTGCGGGACGACCTGAAAGAGGCCATGAACACCATGATGTGCAACAAATGCCAGGGGAAGCACAA GAGGTTTGAGATGGACCGAGAGCCCCTCAACGCTCGCTACTGCGGGGAGTGCGGCAAGCTGCACCCTGCCGAGGACGGGGACCTCTGGGCCGAGTCGAGCATGCTGGGGCTGAAAATCACCTACTTCGCCCTGATGGATGGGAAAGTTTATGACATCACAG AGTGGGCTGGCTGCCAGGGGGTTAGAATCCCTCCCGACACCCATCGTGTCCGGTGTCACATATCGTTTGGGTCAAGGAGCTCTGGCGCGGGCAGGCGACAGAG AACCACCTCTCAAGGCAGCCCTGCCTCAGCTGCAGACCTGCAGGACTTCTTCAACCGCATATTTCAGGGGACCCCAGGGCAGATGCCCAATGGGGGTTTCttcagcccaccctgctccccgcaGTCAGCAGCTTCAGCCCCCAAGACGGAGAGTACAGCCTCAAAAGGGGACTCGAAGCCGAAACGGCGGAAGAAAGTGCGCCGCCCCTTCCAGCGCTGA